From the genome of Hymenobacter cellulosilyticus, one region includes:
- a CDS encoding amino acid permease C-terminal domain-containing protein — protein MGRIVTGAEGMEGFRHYIPMLVFFGFCIYLTIASVRRRLSLLPTLGLLTNLYLMTQLGINNWLLFFGWLIIGLALYFNYGYKHSKLNAGATANNRPSPIR, from the coding sequence ATGGGCCGTATCGTAACCGGCGCCGAAGGCATGGAAGGTTTCCGCCACTACATCCCGATGCTGGTGTTTTTCGGTTTCTGCATCTACCTGACCATTGCCTCGGTGCGCCGCCGCCTCTCGCTGCTGCCTACCCTGGGCTTGCTGACCAACCTATACCTGATGACTCAGTTGGGCATAAACAACTGGCTTTTATTTTTCGGCTGGCTGATTATCGGCCTAGCCTTGTACTTCAACTACGGCTACAAGCACAGCAAGCTGAACGCCGGGGCCACGGCCAACAACCGCCCTTCCCCGATTCGGTAA
- a CDS encoding DUF4011 domain-containing protein, translating to MEINPVTAPLSLLTRLQASRQELLDLGLRNPLLNFRPSPARGVMVTGEQSAAVYEGLVRRAKTMYFLASPEARPVAAKSLLGAEPGLEKEITEAALGPAEAEVAAPSLPPGPGKPSAKACSPTTSCRPPSR from the coding sequence ATGGAAATCAATCCGGTTACGGCTCCGCTCAGCCTGCTTACCCGCCTCCAGGCCTCCCGGCAGGAGCTGCTGGATTTGGGCCTGCGCAACCCGCTGCTCAACTTCCGGCCTTCCCCGGCCCGCGGCGTGATGGTGACCGGAGAGCAGTCGGCGGCGGTGTACGAGGGACTGGTGCGCCGGGCGAAGACCATGTACTTTCTGGCCTCTCCGGAGGCCCGGCCCGTGGCCGCAAAGTCATTGTTGGGCGCAGAGCCAGGGCTTGAGAAAGAAATAACCGAAGCTGCTTTGGGTCCGGCGGAAGCGGAGGTAGCCGCTCCCAGCCTGCCGCCGGGCCCGGGGAAGCCGAGCGCCAAAGCCTGCTCACCGACAACAAGCTGCAGACCGCCGAGCCGCTAG
- a CDS encoding DUF4011 domain-containing protein: MLNTYYTARTSLEEQGVNILYLALGQLTWYEADSSPEPRRAPLLLVPVLLERGTAAERFKLRHTGAEVEGNLSLQAKLRASFGLMLPLPEAEEEFRVADYFAAVAEAVAGLPRWQVQPDAIALGFFSFGKFLLYRDLDPAAWPTAAALLEHPAIAALLGPDTGFQDALPTLTDEAFLDNESTAHELHQVLDADSSQLLALLAVQEGRNLVIQGPPGTGKSQTIANLLAEAIGAGKKVLFVAEKMAALEVVQRRLENLGLGAACLELHSHKANKKALHDELRQTLSLGRPAPALADQVAQLPRYRAALNDYALAVNAPIGRSRRTFQQVVGELLRLNEERGPVELPRLAFTTLASWTDADAAHAEDQARRLQATLQKIGRPKSLLFWGSERLVLLPADQQALTHSLQAAQAAVAHLQTAAHALADHLCLPAPPDRAAAEALLPAARHAQLAPPLAGVAVADSAWTQRASQLQEMLRAGASHSALHQQHVATLLPEAWNQELLAERAALLSAGDKWWKFLSNDYRRAKKRLQSFWRGPLPDDAAALLPVVDAIHEARRLAQLVQEAGVWAAGLFGPAWQGLRSDWPQLRKVADYLGLTHQRVSQNQLPAALLSYLVQEPNPADITGPLAAVEASLAQHRATLQGVITALQLNEVRRFSSEGRLEFQPFAIQHAQLTGWMADVPALRLAVEWNNVAAATAEQLPELVVMAETWELAADHLAAAVRQTWLEFLQKQAYTQHPALRQFERASHEQTAARFREADEDSLYHNRVRAMQQHFSQLPNAQASGQMLLLRNEFAKKTRHLPLRQLMQQAGRAIQAIKPVFMMSPLSVASYLPRAPSNSTWWCSTKPRR; encoded by the coding sequence CTGCTCAACACGTATTATACGGCCCGCACCAGCCTGGAAGAGCAGGGCGTCAACATCCTGTACCTGGCGCTGGGCCAGCTCACCTGGTACGAGGCCGACAGCAGCCCGGAGCCCCGGCGGGCGCCCTTGCTGCTGGTGCCGGTGCTGCTGGAGCGGGGCACGGCCGCCGAGCGGTTTAAGCTGCGCCACACCGGGGCCGAGGTAGAAGGCAACCTCAGTTTGCAGGCCAAGCTGCGGGCCAGCTTTGGCCTGATGCTGCCCCTGCCCGAAGCCGAGGAAGAGTTCCGCGTGGCCGATTACTTCGCCGCCGTGGCCGAAGCCGTGGCGGGCCTGCCGCGCTGGCAGGTGCAGCCCGATGCCATTGCCCTGGGCTTCTTTTCCTTCGGCAAATTCTTGCTTTACCGCGACCTGGACCCGGCCGCCTGGCCCACCGCCGCGGCCTTGCTGGAACACCCGGCCATTGCCGCCCTGCTGGGCCCCGACACCGGCTTTCAGGATGCCCTGCCTACGCTCACCGACGAGGCGTTTCTGGACAATGAAAGCACCGCCCACGAGCTGCACCAGGTGCTGGACGCCGATTCGTCGCAGTTGCTGGCGCTGCTGGCCGTGCAGGAAGGCCGCAACCTCGTGATTCAGGGGCCACCGGGCACGGGCAAGTCGCAGACCATTGCCAACCTGTTGGCCGAGGCCATTGGAGCCGGCAAGAAAGTATTATTCGTGGCCGAGAAAATGGCGGCCCTGGAAGTGGTGCAGCGCCGGCTGGAAAATCTGGGACTGGGCGCGGCCTGCCTGGAATTGCACAGCCACAAAGCCAACAAGAAAGCCCTGCACGACGAGCTCCGACAGACGCTCAGTCTGGGCCGCCCGGCTCCGGCCCTGGCTGATCAGGTGGCCCAGCTGCCCCGCTACCGTGCCGCCCTGAACGACTACGCCCTAGCCGTGAATGCGCCCATCGGCCGCAGCCGCCGCACGTTTCAGCAGGTGGTGGGCGAGTTGCTGCGTCTGAACGAGGAGCGGGGCCCGGTAGAGCTGCCCCGCCTGGCCTTCACGACGCTAGCCAGCTGGACCGATGCCGACGCGGCCCACGCCGAAGATCAAGCCCGGCGCCTGCAGGCTACGCTACAGAAAATCGGCCGTCCCAAAAGCCTGCTGTTCTGGGGCAGTGAGAGGCTGGTCTTGCTTCCCGCCGACCAACAAGCTCTGACGCATTCCTTGCAGGCTGCCCAGGCGGCCGTTGCCCATTTGCAAACTGCCGCCCACGCGCTGGCCGACCACCTGTGCCTGCCCGCGCCTCCAGACCGGGCCGCTGCCGAAGCCTTGCTGCCTGCCGCCCGCCACGCCCAGCTAGCCCCGCCCCTGGCCGGCGTAGCCGTGGCCGACTCTGCCTGGACCCAGCGCGCCAGCCAGCTTCAGGAGATGCTGCGGGCCGGGGCCAGCCATTCAGCTTTGCACCAGCAGCACGTCGCGACCTTGCTGCCCGAGGCCTGGAACCAGGAACTGCTGGCCGAGCGGGCTGCCTTACTTTCCGCCGGCGACAAATGGTGGAAATTCCTCAGTAATGACTACCGCCGCGCCAAAAAGCGCCTGCAAAGCTTCTGGCGTGGCCCATTGCCCGACGATGCCGCCGCGCTGCTGCCCGTAGTAGACGCTATTCACGAAGCCCGCCGCCTGGCCCAGTTAGTGCAGGAGGCAGGCGTGTGGGCCGCTGGCCTGTTTGGCCCGGCCTGGCAAGGTCTGCGCTCCGACTGGCCTCAGTTGCGGAAAGTAGCTGATTATCTGGGTCTGACTCACCAGCGCGTTAGCCAAAATCAGCTGCCTGCCGCCCTGCTGTCCTACTTGGTGCAAGAACCCAACCCCGCCGACATTACCGGCCCGCTGGCGGCCGTGGAAGCTTCCTTGGCCCAGCACCGCGCCACCTTGCAGGGCGTAATTACTGCTTTGCAACTTAATGAGGTTCGGCGCTTTAGCTCCGAGGGCCGGCTGGAGTTTCAGCCTTTTGCCATTCAGCACGCCCAGCTCACTGGCTGGATGGCCGACGTGCCCGCCCTGCGCCTCGCCGTTGAGTGGAACAATGTAGCCGCCGCAACGGCTGAGCAGCTTCCCGAGCTGGTGGTAATGGCCGAAACCTGGGAGCTGGCCGCGGACCATCTGGCGGCAGCCGTGCGCCAGACGTGGCTGGAGTTCTTGCAGAAGCAGGCCTACACGCAGCACCCGGCGTTGCGGCAGTTTGAGCGGGCCAGTCATGAGCAAACCGCCGCCCGTTTCCGGGAAGCCGACGAAGACTCGCTCTACCATAACCGGGTGCGGGCTATGCAGCAGCATTTCAGCCAATTGCCCAATGCTCAGGCCAGCGGGCAAATGCTGCTTTTGCGCAACGAGTTTGCTAAGAAAACCCGCCATTTACCCCTGCGCCAGCTCATGCAGCAGGCCGGCCGCGCCATTCAGGCCATCAAGCCGGTGTTTATGATGTCGCCGCTGTCGGTGGCCAGCTACCTGCCCCGGGCGCCGTCGAATTCGACCTGGTGGTGTTCGACGAAGCCTCGCAGGTGA
- a CDS encoding DUF3320 domain-containing protein, whose protein sequence is MVFDEASQVKPVDALGAIARGRQLVVVGDSKQLPPTSFFDALTGAGEEADEENVTADIQSILELCKARQMPERMLRWHYRSQHQSLIAPSNYLFYDDKLVIFPSPGGQEQLGLMYHHLPETHYERGTTRTNPLEAAGVAEAVLRHTRTTPQLTLGVVAFSQAQRQAVADALEKLRRQHPETEDFFNRHAHEPFFVKNLENVQGDERDVILISIGYGRTREGYLSMSFGPLNGEGGERRLNVLITRARQRCEVFTNLTADDLDLTRTQARGVAALKSFLHFAQHGILNQNQETGRAPESPFEEAVHRALTARGYTVQPQVGSQGFYIDLAVVDPAQPGRYVLGIECDGAMYHSARSARDRDRLRQQVLENVGWKLHRIWSTDWFRDPLRETERTVQAIEAARRLAVPDEAEESEMLGSEAAEGIAREEVPGGPAPLAEPYQVAQLPAAARQLEVHQHPMARLAGWAAQVVAIESPVHLDEVTRRITLATGATQVGARIRKSVAAAVRLAVNLRHIRQEGDFLWAPAMTAATVPVRNRSGLPTVSRKPGFVAPRSWPGPFRPSCSTALPWNGRP, encoded by the coding sequence GTGGTGTTCGACGAAGCCTCGCAGGTGAAGCCTGTGGATGCCCTGGGAGCCATTGCCCGGGGCCGGCAGCTGGTGGTAGTCGGCGACTCGAAGCAGCTCCCGCCCACCTCTTTCTTCGACGCCCTGACCGGGGCAGGGGAGGAGGCCGATGAAGAGAACGTCACGGCTGATATTCAAAGCATTCTGGAGCTGTGCAAGGCCCGGCAAATGCCCGAGCGGATGCTGCGCTGGCACTACCGCAGTCAGCACCAGTCCCTGATAGCGCCATCCAACTACTTGTTCTACGACGACAAGCTGGTGATTTTTCCCAGCCCCGGCGGGCAGGAGCAACTGGGATTGATGTACCATCATTTGCCCGAAACTCACTACGAGCGGGGTACTACCCGCACCAATCCGCTGGAGGCGGCGGGCGTGGCCGAAGCCGTGCTGCGCCACACTCGTACCACCCCCCAGCTGACCCTGGGCGTGGTAGCCTTCAGCCAGGCCCAGCGCCAGGCCGTGGCCGATGCCCTGGAAAAGCTGCGCCGCCAGCACCCCGAAACCGAAGACTTTTTCAACCGCCACGCCCACGAGCCATTCTTTGTCAAGAACCTGGAAAACGTGCAGGGCGACGAGCGGGACGTGATTCTGATCAGCATTGGCTACGGCCGCACCCGGGAAGGCTACCTGAGCATGAGCTTTGGGCCCCTGAACGGCGAGGGCGGGGAAAGGCGGCTCAACGTGCTCATCACCCGGGCCCGGCAGCGCTGCGAAGTATTTACCAACCTCACGGCCGACGACCTGGACCTAACCCGCACCCAGGCCCGGGGTGTGGCGGCACTCAAGTCGTTTCTCCACTTTGCTCAGCACGGAATTCTCAACCAAAACCAGGAAACCGGCCGGGCTCCGGAGTCACCGTTCGAGGAGGCGGTGCACCGCGCCCTTACGGCCCGCGGCTACACCGTGCAGCCCCAGGTAGGCTCCCAGGGCTTCTATATTGATCTGGCCGTCGTGGACCCCGCCCAACCAGGCCGCTACGTGCTGGGCATTGAGTGCGACGGGGCCATGTACCACAGTGCCCGCTCGGCCCGCGACCGGGACCGGCTACGGCAGCAGGTGTTAGAAAACGTGGGCTGGAAGCTGCACCGCATCTGGAGCACCGATTGGTTTCGGGACCCGCTGCGCGAAACTGAGCGGACTGTACAGGCCATTGAGGCAGCCCGCCGCCTAGCGGTGCCGGATGAAGCTGAAGAAAGCGAAATGCTTGGCAGTGAAGCCGCCGAAGGTATTGCCCGGGAAGAAGTTCCCGGTGGCCCCGCGCCGCTGGCCGAGCCTTACCAGGTGGCTCAATTGCCCGCCGCGGCCCGGCAGCTGGAAGTACACCAGCACCCCATGGCTCGCCTGGCGGGTTGGGCGGCGCAGGTCGTAGCCATTGAAAGTCCGGTCCACCTTGATGAGGTGACGCGCCGCATTACCTTGGCTACCGGGGCCACCCAGGTCGGAGCCCGGATTCGCAAAAGTGTAGCGGCAGCCGTGCGGCTGGCCGTCAACCTGCGCCATATTCGGCAGGAGGGTGACTTTCTGTGGGCGCCAGCCATGACGGCGGCTACGGTGCCCGTGCGGAACCGGAGCGGCCTGCCCACCGTGTCGCGCAAGCCGGGCTTCGTGGCCCCGAGGAGCTGGCCCGGGCCGTTCAGACCATCGTGCAGCACAGCTTTGCCCTGGAACGGCCGGCCGTAG
- a CDS encoding lipid A deacylase LpxR family protein, which produces MLISRWFVALLFLPLSAAAQTADSLSTDRLVFYTFANDAFFRTDYYFTQGMTLNLVLPVFSKSPVNKILLPGPAGSVHHYGVKLHYDGFTPLRIQDDTIRRGDRPYASYIYATLYHTATSSSAKRRLTSGLNLGFIGPAAGAKAFQTKVHELLDAPTPRGWDYQIRTDVVLGYEALLEQQLLSVGRVVEVIGRGRPRWARSIPLPGAVCWCA; this is translated from the coding sequence ATGCTTATTTCTCGTTGGTTTGTAGCCTTACTTTTCCTGCCCTTATCTGCCGCGGCGCAAACTGCCGACAGCCTCAGCACCGACCGGCTGGTATTCTACACCTTCGCCAACGACGCATTTTTCCGTACCGACTACTACTTCACCCAGGGTATGACGCTGAATCTGGTGCTGCCGGTATTCAGCAAGTCGCCGGTAAACAAAATCCTGCTGCCTGGTCCGGCGGGCAGCGTGCACCACTACGGGGTAAAGCTGCACTATGACGGCTTCACCCCGCTGCGCATTCAGGACGACACCATCCGGCGCGGTGACCGGCCGTATGCCTCTTACATCTACGCCACGCTCTACCACACCGCTACCAGCAGCTCCGCTAAGCGCCGCCTGACTTCGGGGCTAAACCTGGGCTTTATTGGTCCTGCTGCCGGTGCTAAAGCCTTCCAAACCAAGGTGCATGAGTTGCTCGACGCGCCCACGCCCCGGGGCTGGGACTACCAGATCCGCACCGATGTGGTACTGGGCTACGAAGCGCTGCTGGAGCAGCAGTTGCTTTCTGTGGGCCGGGTGGTGGAGGTAATCGGGCGGGGCAGGCCGCGCTGGGCACGCTCAATACCTTTGCCGGGGGCGGTCTGCTGGTGCGCATAG
- a CDS encoding lipid A deacylase LpxR family protein, whose product MRIGYLTPYFQNLGLASGPNRSGLSRWQLYATGLAEGRVVGYNATMQGGLFNRRSPYTLASADLKRVVAQGTASVVAAYGDVSFRTSAVWITPEFRGSRHHAWVQFGLGVAF is encoded by the coding sequence GTGCGCATAGGCTACCTAACGCCCTACTTTCAGAACCTGGGTCTGGCATCCGGTCCAAACCGGTCGGGGTTGTCGCGGTGGCAGCTCTACGCCACTGGCTTGGCTGAGGGCCGCGTCGTGGGCTACAACGCTACCATGCAGGGCGGGCTCTTCAACCGCCGCAGTCCCTACACCCTGGCCTCTGCCGACCTGAAGCGGGTGGTAGCTCAAGGAACGGCCAGCGTGGTAGCTGCTTATGGCGACGTAAGCTTCCGGACCTCCGCCGTCTGGATTACGCCTGAGTTTCGCGGCAGCCGCCACCACGCCTGGGTGCAATTTGGGCTGGGCGTAGCATTTTGA
- a CDS encoding trypsin-like serine protease — translation MKTLRLLFLMLVGLMLAPVAWAQDQKPDIVGGAPTTIDQVPWQVLMTINGLDGCGGSIIGSRWILTAAHCVANKSPNDLRIYAGLTFRNQKGSGQMYTIEQILVHPNYNAGTHDNDVALLLLSSPISTSANAQIISYATSSTVSAGLTNPGVNATVSGWGRLSSGGSQPDQLYSVNLPIASNATANSQYNPSGFTITNGMLAAGLPQGGVDACQGDSGGPLIVRNSSGTPILAGVVSWGFGCADPRYLGIYARVSEYAPWIANTLANPPSWTPCGSNVICDNQCVAYGAVPARIKGRVLADENSAEFQAYAAAVGSGKFAEGSEKEWAQWQYSYDNVNFYNIDGNATGKDFQPWDCYATTYYRRVSTHRIYNTFSSPRQYWYTSNVVTITPSSPPPTPTQSTYYVCGGGTFNISFTPGAAATSSNWSLPNLGWTVNGGQGVIYQSSYNVGSTTTVTISVPANVTPGAYEIHTSSNGPCGSSGYRSITVVVGQAANSTVTGNQTVFFNSSQRYTVSGNNSNYNWTVPYGWSITGGQGSSSITVRTPDYETYDPVEVTFNDACGNPSSAMLYVDNLPRTPCRYCEPIRAAGDDKQGIYPNPAVDEVTIASEGQEAEATFYDARGKARKVVQLHADASLNKVSVRDLPDGLYHVRVVGNGMKTVDRQLVIQH, via the coding sequence ATGAAAACACTTCGTCTCTTATTTCTCATGCTTGTTGGGCTGATGCTGGCGCCGGTTGCCTGGGCACAGGACCAAAAGCCAGACATTGTGGGAGGTGCGCCGACTACTATCGACCAGGTGCCGTGGCAGGTGCTAATGACCATCAACGGGCTGGATGGCTGCGGCGGCTCCATCATTGGCAGCCGCTGGATTCTGACGGCAGCTCACTGCGTAGCAAACAAAAGCCCCAATGATCTGCGAATCTACGCGGGCCTGACGTTCCGCAACCAGAAGGGTTCGGGGCAGATGTATACCATTGAGCAAATTCTGGTTCACCCGAATTACAATGCCGGTACCCACGACAATGATGTGGCCCTACTGCTGCTTTCCAGCCCTATTTCGACGAGTGCTAACGCACAGATTATCAGCTACGCTACGTCTTCTACTGTTTCCGCAGGCCTTACCAACCCCGGTGTAAACGCCACTGTTTCCGGCTGGGGCCGGCTCTCGTCGGGCGGTAGCCAGCCGGACCAGCTCTACAGCGTAAATCTGCCAATCGCCTCTAATGCAACGGCTAACAGCCAGTATAATCCTTCGGGCTTCACCATCACCAATGGTATGCTGGCTGCCGGTTTGCCTCAGGGCGGCGTAGATGCCTGCCAGGGCGACAGCGGCGGACCACTGATTGTTCGGAACAGCAGCGGCACGCCAATCCTGGCTGGGGTCGTAAGCTGGGGCTTTGGTTGCGCCGACCCGCGGTATCTGGGTATCTATGCCCGGGTTTCGGAGTATGCTCCCTGGATTGCCAACACTTTGGCAAACCCTCCGTCCTGGACGCCCTGCGGCTCCAATGTTATCTGTGACAATCAGTGCGTAGCCTACGGCGCCGTGCCCGCCCGTATCAAGGGCCGGGTGCTGGCCGATGAGAATTCGGCCGAATTCCAGGCGTATGCTGCAGCCGTGGGCTCCGGCAAGTTTGCCGAGGGCTCCGAGAAAGAATGGGCGCAGTGGCAGTACAGCTACGACAATGTGAACTTCTACAATATTGACGGCAACGCCACGGGCAAAGATTTCCAGCCCTGGGACTGCTATGCTACCACGTACTACCGGCGGGTATCGACGCACCGGATTTATAACACCTTCTCGTCGCCCCGGCAGTATTGGTACACCAGCAACGTGGTAACCATCACGCCTAGCTCGCCTCCGCCCACGCCAACCCAGTCGACCTACTATGTATGCGGCGGCGGTACGTTTAATATCAGCTTTACGCCCGGTGCGGCCGCTACTTCCAGCAACTGGTCGTTGCCTAACCTCGGCTGGACCGTTAACGGTGGCCAGGGCGTCATCTACCAGTCTTCCTACAATGTAGGCTCGACTACGACTGTTACCATCTCGGTACCTGCCAACGTAACGCCAGGCGCGTACGAAATTCATACCAGCAGCAACGGCCCCTGCGGCAGCAGCGGCTACCGCTCGATTACGGTAGTGGTGGGCCAGGCAGCAAACAGCACCGTCACCGGGAACCAGACGGTATTCTTTAACTCTAGTCAGCGTTATACGGTCTCAGGCAATAACAGCAATTATAACTGGACGGTGCCCTATGGCTGGAGCATCACTGGCGGGCAGGGCTCAAGCTCCATCACTGTCCGGACGCCCGACTACGAAACCTACGACCCCGTTGAGGTAACTTTCAATGATGCCTGCGGTAATCCTTCGTCGGCCATGTTGTACGTGGATAACCTCCCACGCACGCCTTGCCGCTATTGCGAGCCCATCCGGGCAGCCGGCGACGACAAACAGGGCATCTACCCCAACCCAGCAGTGGATGAGGTAACTATTGCCTCCGAAGGTCAGGAAGCCGAAGCCACCTTCTACGATGCCCGCGGCAAAGCGCGCAAAGTAGTACAGTTGCACGCCGATGCCTCACTCAACAAGGTGAGTGTGCGGGACCTGCCCGACGGGCTGTACCACGTGCGCGTAGTGGGCAACGGAATGAAGACCGTAGACCGTCAGCTCGTGATTCAGCACTAA
- a CDS encoding EamA family transporter: MIKNRLQGIPPLAVTGLLLLYIGGPALVYLLAGTEFLYKLQHVPGAWQAFGYIALLATMSTAVAMVLFNKLIQQSTALFAASNTYLVPIMALTWGCWTAKLSTSGTCWAWSLFW; this comes from the coding sequence GTGATTAAGAACCGCCTGCAGGGCATTCCGCCCCTGGCCGTGACGGGTCTGCTGCTGTTGTACATTGGCGGACCGGCGTTGGTGTACCTGCTGGCGGGCACCGAGTTTTTGTACAAGCTGCAGCACGTGCCGGGGGCGTGGCAGGCCTTCGGCTACATTGCCCTGCTGGCCACGATGAGCACTGCGGTGGCCATGGTACTCTTCAATAAGCTCATTCAGCAGTCGACGGCCTTGTTTGCGGCTTCCAATACCTACCTGGTACCCATTATGGCCCTGACATGGGGGTGCTGGACGGCGAAGCTTTCAACCTCTGGCACTTGCTGGGCATGGTCATTATTCTGGTGA
- a CDS encoding DMT family transporter codes for MKHLPQLERSRVKWLVLSGVVGTLVPAFLFAYAETKLASGLAGVLNALTAVFTLLVGALFFGQKLTPLRVAGIVLGLVGTVVLMLLGGSGGEATPSGEGNAWYGLYIVLATMGYGSAST; via the coding sequence GTGAAGCATCTGCCCCAGCTGGAGCGCAGCCGCGTGAAGTGGCTAGTACTTAGCGGCGTGGTGGGCACCCTGGTTCCGGCGTTTCTGTTTGCCTACGCCGAAACCAAGCTGGCCTCGGGCCTGGCCGGAGTACTCAACGCCCTGACGGCCGTGTTCACGCTGCTGGTGGGTGCCCTGTTCTTCGGGCAAAAGCTCACGCCCCTCCGGGTGGCCGGCATCGTGCTGGGTTTGGTGGGCACGGTGGTACTAATGCTGCTGGGTGGCAGCGGTGGCGAGGCCACGCCCAGCGGTGAGGGCAATGCCTGGTATGGTCTGTATATCGTGCTGGCTACTATGGGCTACGGGTCAGCGTCAACGTGA